One region of Thunnus albacares chromosome 20, fThuAlb1.1, whole genome shotgun sequence genomic DNA includes:
- the gsg1l2b gene encoding germ cell-specific gene 1-like protein, producing the protein MGIDRRRRASLALTLNFLALFLAVSALTTSYWCEGTRKVVKPFCTGPVTTKQSFCIRFNSSNLNDTRLVQYIWETGEDKYVMRKFHTGIWFSCEQNINMTGENCRSFLYVAPSNERGVLWLCIVAECLYILLLSTGGILMSIEVCHFGNVIDGLKLNAFAAIFTVLSGLLGMVAHMMFTTAFQLTVSLGPEDWKPQTWDYSWSYILAWSSFTACMASSVTTINRYTKTILEFKHKRRNIEKNLKIKQKLLELDSPEQVWDMYISSVPSTAEELLDLSSNGRKLSNTSIFLDLNDLPDPQGEEYC; encoded by the exons ATGGGGATAGACCGGCGGCGGAGAGCGTCGCTGGCTCTCACCTTGAACTTCCTCGCCTTGTTCCTCGCCGTGTCGGCTCTCACCACCAGCTACTGGTGCGAGGGGACGCGGAAAGTGGTGAAGCCGTTCTGCACCGGCCCGGTTACCACCAAACAGTCGTTCTGCATCAGGTTCAACAGCTCCAACCTCAACGACACGCGGCTGGTGCAGTACATCTGGGAGACCGGGGAGGATAAGTACGTGATGAGGAAGTTTCACACCGGCATCTGGTTCTCCTGCGAGCAGAACATCAACATGACCG GTGAAAATTGCAGAAGTTTCCTTTATGTTGCACCTTCCAATGAAAGAG GAGTGCTGTGGCTGTGCATTGTTGCAGAGTGCCTGTATATCCTCCTGCTGTCCACTGGAGGCATCCTCATGTCAATAGAGGTGTGTCATTTTGGCAATGTCATCGACGGCCTCAAGCTCAACGCCTTCGCTGCCATATTCACTGTGCTCTCAG GTCTGTTGGGGATGGTAGCACACATGATGTTCACCACAGCCTTCCAGCTGACTGTTAGTCTGGGCCCGGAGGACTGGAAACCTCAGACATGGGACTACAGCTGGTCATACAT TTTGGCGTGGAGCTCCTTCACAGCCTGTATGGCATCCTCAGTCACCACCATCAACCGCTACACCAAAACCATCCTGGAGTTCAAGCACAAGCGCAGAAACATTGAGAAGAACCTGAAGATCAAGCAGAAGCTGTTGGAGCTGGACTCTCCAGAGCAGGTGTGGGACATGTACATCAGTTCTGTGCCAAGCACTGCCGAGGAGCTGCTGGACCTGTCATCCAACGGCCGCAAACTCTCCAACACCTCCATCTTCCTGGACCTCAATGACCTGCCTGACCCACAGGGAGAAGAATACTGCTAG